A window from Montipora capricornis isolate CH-2021 chromosome 7, ASM3666992v2, whole genome shotgun sequence encodes these proteins:
- the LOC138058069 gene encoding uncharacterized protein yields the protein MSVFRRFKLPQLLRKQKSNENSIVNIPRFDCNALAVKERLGQGSFGDVYTVDYKAPGKVIETVVVKKVLLALDQEEKKLFYKEVALLNGLNHPNIVKMKGVCQNPLAIMLEYCYFDFKPFGEDLRVTSLSGFLLQINEYKCQGFHDLVNHAAVEIIQGLAYLHSKGIAHRDVKPANVLVNNRHYSALSDQEQSAQQYESRPIACKLTDFGESRSLFTQTQSVLASKTSNLDRGTVVYLAPEVLVEELCLSGASISDLMLADIWALGMVLFSMLNPSLKCPYLVEIREAGGVKSQEELKTFIRSLLRVGKHPTPDETYKVERSTVWCALEEVYRGCIDFNRQGRLSLDKAVDIMRREENGYEVIPLKVSQSTAVQQFDQNFAACLEESGCEEPVQLESVPSNDGTNACAFLAVKIVDRILTEIGTDGEVFADIADAAEAKIWLLPEKINEYRDISKMYDPVEAYELLLAKKIMQSTYDFSEELPFSDGVFSVEGRQKLHSKLCELGRGNFAAIFTSEPWVLTVGCFNGRPFLIDTHPVTARPGTGSGLVIVGREKSPEVWMSLCCWLWKRLFNGGVEPGTGQSLAVVTPRTQ from the coding sequence ATGTCGGTTTTTCGACGTTTCAAGCTGCCACAGCtgctgagaaaacaaaaatctaATGAGAATAGTATTGTTAACATACCGCGCTTTGATTGTAATGCACTGGCAGTGAAAGAGCGGCTTGGACAAGGTTCTTTTGGAGATGTTTACACCGTGGATTACAAAGCTCCAGGAAAGGTTATTGAAACTGTGGTTGTGAAGAAAGTGTTGCTGGCTCTGGACCAAGAGGAGAAGAAACTTTTCTACAAAGAAGTAGCTCTTCTCAACGGACTGAATCATCCCAAtatagtgaaaatgaaaggtgTGTGCCAAAATCCGCTCGCGATTATGCTCGAATattgttattttgattttaaGCCGTTTGGTGAAGATTTGCGTGTCACCTCGCTTTCTGGTTTCTTGCTTCAAATTAATGAATACAAGTGCCAAGGCTTCCATGACCTGGTCAATCATGCGGCCGTCGAAATTATCCAGGGTCTAGCCTATCTCCACTCCAAAGGAATAGCCCATCGAGATGTAAAACCGGCAAACGTTTTAGTAAATAATAGGCACTACAGCGCGTTGTCTGACCAAGAGCAAAGTGCTCAGCAGTATGAATCCAGGCCGATTGCGTGCAAGCTGACTGACTTTGGAGAGAGTCGCTCCCTATTCACTCAAACGCAAAGCGTTCTTGCGTCAAAAACCTCTAACTTAGATCGTGGAACGGTGGTGTACCTGGCTCCAGAAGTTCTTGTCGAGGAACTTTGTTTATCTGGTGCATCTATTTCGGATTTAATGCTTGCGGATATTTGGGCGCTGGGgatggttttgttttcaatGCTAAACCCCAGCCTAAAATGTCCTTATTTAGTTGAGATTCGAGAGGCAGGGGGTGTTAAATCTCAGGAGGAACTCAAAACCTTCATCCGTTCTCTTCTTCGCGTGGGAAAACACCCTACTCCAGACGAAACCTATAAAGTTGAGCGTAGCACCGTGTGGTGTGCTTTAGAGGAGGTTTATAGAGGGTGTATCGATTTCAACCGGCAGGGTAGATTGTCCCTAGACAAGGCAGTGGACATCATGAGAAGAGAGGAAAATGGATACgaggtaattcctttgaaagTTAGCCAGTCCACTGCCGTTCAACAGTTCGATCAGAATTTTGCTGCCTGTCTGGAAGAAAGTGGTTGTGAGGAGCCCGTTCAACTGGAATCTGTCCCCAGCAACGATGGCACCAACGCATGCGCTTTTCTAGCGGTTAAGATAGTGGACAGAATCCTGACGGAAATAGGAACCGATGGCGAAGTTTTTGCTGACATAGCTGATGCCGCCGAAGCAAAAATATGGCTCTTACCTgagaaaataaatgaatatcGCGACATCAGTAAAATGTACGATCCCGTTGAGGCATATGAGCTTCTTCTGGCAAAAAAGATCATGCAGTCTACTTACGACTTCTCGGAAGAATTGCCCTTTTCAGATGGTGTGTTTTCTGTTGAAGGAAGACAAAAGTTACATTCCAAGCTCTGTGAACTTGGACGTGGCAACTTTGCTGCTATCTTCACAAGTGAGCCCTGGGTATTGACAGTTGGATGTTTTAACGGCAGACCATTCTTGATCGACACCCATCCTGTTACTGCGAGGCCTGGAACCGGTTCCGGTCTGGTGATTGTAGGAAGAGAAAAGTCCCCGGAAGTCTGGATGTCACTCTGCTGCTGGTTGTGGAAACGATTGTTCAACGGAGGTGTTGAGCCTGGCACGGGCCAATCACTGGCAGTCGTTACACCTCGCACGCAGTAA